Proteins encoded in a region of the Buteo buteo chromosome 11, bButBut1.hap1.1, whole genome shotgun sequence genome:
- the CADM3 gene encoding cell adhesion molecule 3 isoform X2, protein MLPTALGLLLLLACFGAARGNLSRDESQPTTSDETVVAGGTVVLKCQVEDPDDSSLQWSNPAQQTLYFGEKRALRDNRIQLERSTPNELTISISDVVLSDEGEYTCSIFTMPVRTAKALVTVLGIPQKPQIFGHEQPIDEEKIARLTCRSSGSKPAAQLRWKKGNKELMDEGTEVVEDPNGKTFTVSSRVEFRVTKEDNEAEVTCTVDHESLQNSERSTTQKLQVHYKPTAKIEPHPQYPREGEKLQLQCDGQGNPIPQEFLWEKEGSDAPLQLSSDSVLIFPFLNKSDSGTYVCTATSSMGSVVAKYNLDVSDLSQLPTPHVHSTPAPPPGPSQPISHASMATASSFTPAPIQDASPVPSTSSTYHAVIGGVVAVIVFLLLSLLIVLGHYLIRHKGTYLTHEAKGSDDAPDADTAIINAEGGQAGGDDKKEYFI, encoded by the exons AGAGCCAGCCCACGACGTCAGATGAGACTGTGGTGGCCGGTGGTACAGTGGTGCTCAAGTGCCAGGTGGAGGATCCTGATGACTCCTCGCTGCAGTGGTCCAATCCTGCCCAGCAGACCCTCTACTTTGGGGAGAAACGAG ccctgcgaGATAACAGGATCCAGCTGGAGAGGTCCACACCTAACGAGCTGACCATCAGCATCAGTGATGTGGTGCTGTCGGACGAGGGGGAATACACCTGCTCCATCTTCACCATGCCTGTGCGGACTGCGAAGGCCCTGGTCACTGTGCTGG GAATCCCCCAGAAACCCCAAATCTTCGGCCATGAGCAGCCCATTGATGAGGAGAAGATAGCCCGGCTGACCTGCCGGTCCTCTGGCAGCAAGCCCGCAGCCCAGCTCCGGTGGAAGAAGGGCAACAAGGAGCTGATGG ACGAGGGTACCGAGGTGGTGGAGGACCCCAACGGAAAGACCTTCACCGTGAGCAGTCGGGTGGAGTTCCGCGTCACCAAGGAGGATAACGAAGCTGAGGTGACCTGCACCGTGGACCATGAGTCCCTGCAGAACTCCGAGAGGTCAACCACACAGAAGCTGCAGGTCCACT aCAAGCCGACAGCAAAGATCGAGCCGCATCCCCAGTACCCGCGGGAAGGCGAGAAGCTCCAGCTGCAGTGCGACGGGCAGGGCAACCCCAT CCCCCAGGAGttcctgtgggagaaggagggcaGCGATGCGCCCCTGCAGCTGAGCTCTGACAGCGTCCTCATCTTCCCCTTCCTCAACAAGAGCGACAGCGGCACCTACGTCTGCACAGCCACCAGCTCCATGGGCAGTGTCGTGGCCAAGTACAACCTCGACGTCAGTG ATCTTTcccagctccccaccccacaTGTTCACTCCACTCCAGCCCCTCCGCCAGGCCCTTCCCAGCCCATCTCTCATGCTTCCATGGCCACCGCTTCATCCTTCACTCCAGCTCCCATCCAAG ATGCCAGCCCGGTGCCCTCAACCTCCAGCACGTACCATGCAGTGATCGGCGGGGTGGTTGCCGTCATTGTCTTTCTCCTGCTGAGTCTTCTCATCGTGTTGGGACACTACCTGATCAGACACAAAG gTACCTACCTGACCCATGAGGCCAAGGGGTCGGATGACGCCCCAGATGCCGACACGGCCATCATCAATGCAGAGGGCGGCCAAGCCGGCGGCGACGACAAGAAGGAGTATTTTATCTAG
- the CADM3 gene encoding cell adhesion molecule 3 isoform X4, whose translation MLPTALGLLLLLACFGAARGNLSRDESQPTTSDETVVAGGTVVLKCQVEDPDDSSLQWSNPAQQTLYFGEKRALRDNRIQLERSTPNELTISISDVVLSDEGEYTCSIFTMPVRTAKALVTVLGIPQKPQIFGHEQPIDEEKIARLTCRSSGSKPAAQLRWKKGNKELMDEGTEVVEDPNGKTFTVSSRVEFRVTKEDNEAEVTCTVDHESLQNSERSTTQKLQVHYKPTAKIEPHPQYPREGEKLQLQCDGQGNPIPQEFLWEKEGSDAPLQLSSDSVLIFPFLNKSDSGTYVCTATSSMGSVVAKYNLDVSDASPVPSTSSTYHAVIGGVVAVIVFLLLSLLIVLGHYLIRHKGTYLTHEAKGSDDAPDADTAIINAEGGQAGGDDKKEYFI comes from the exons AGAGCCAGCCCACGACGTCAGATGAGACTGTGGTGGCCGGTGGTACAGTGGTGCTCAAGTGCCAGGTGGAGGATCCTGATGACTCCTCGCTGCAGTGGTCCAATCCTGCCCAGCAGACCCTCTACTTTGGGGAGAAACGAG ccctgcgaGATAACAGGATCCAGCTGGAGAGGTCCACACCTAACGAGCTGACCATCAGCATCAGTGATGTGGTGCTGTCGGACGAGGGGGAATACACCTGCTCCATCTTCACCATGCCTGTGCGGACTGCGAAGGCCCTGGTCACTGTGCTGG GAATCCCCCAGAAACCCCAAATCTTCGGCCATGAGCAGCCCATTGATGAGGAGAAGATAGCCCGGCTGACCTGCCGGTCCTCTGGCAGCAAGCCCGCAGCCCAGCTCCGGTGGAAGAAGGGCAACAAGGAGCTGATGG ACGAGGGTACCGAGGTGGTGGAGGACCCCAACGGAAAGACCTTCACCGTGAGCAGTCGGGTGGAGTTCCGCGTCACCAAGGAGGATAACGAAGCTGAGGTGACCTGCACCGTGGACCATGAGTCCCTGCAGAACTCCGAGAGGTCAACCACACAGAAGCTGCAGGTCCACT aCAAGCCGACAGCAAAGATCGAGCCGCATCCCCAGTACCCGCGGGAAGGCGAGAAGCTCCAGCTGCAGTGCGACGGGCAGGGCAACCCCAT CCCCCAGGAGttcctgtgggagaaggagggcaGCGATGCGCCCCTGCAGCTGAGCTCTGACAGCGTCCTCATCTTCCCCTTCCTCAACAAGAGCGACAGCGGCACCTACGTCTGCACAGCCACCAGCTCCATGGGCAGTGTCGTGGCCAAGTACAACCTCGACGTCAGTG ATGCCAGCCCGGTGCCCTCAACCTCCAGCACGTACCATGCAGTGATCGGCGGGGTGGTTGCCGTCATTGTCTTTCTCCTGCTGAGTCTTCTCATCGTGTTGGGACACTACCTGATCAGACACAAAG gTACCTACCTGACCCATGAGGCCAAGGGGTCGGATGACGCCCCAGATGCCGACACGGCCATCATCAATGCAGAGGGCGGCCAAGCCGGCGGCGACGACAAGAAGGAGTATTTTATCTAG
- the CADM3 gene encoding cell adhesion molecule 3 isoform X1, translated as MLPTALGLLLLLACFGAARGNLSRDESQPTTSDETVVAGGTVVLKCQVEDPDDSSLQWSNPAQQTLYFGEKRALRDNRIQLERSTPNELTISISDVVLSDEGEYTCSIFTMPVRTAKALVTVLGIPQKPQIFGHEQPIDEEKIARLTCRSSGSKPAAQLRWKKGNKELMDEGTEVVEDPNGKTFTVSSRVEFRVTKEDNEAEVTCTVDHESLQNSERSTTQKLQVHYKPTAKIEPHPQYPREGEKLQLQCDGQGNPIPQEFLWEKEGSDAPLQLSSDSVLIFPFLNKSDSGTYVCTATSSMGSVVAKYNLDVSDLSQLPTPHVHSTPAPPPGPSQPISHASMATASSFTPAPIQDASPVPSTSSTYHAVIGGVVAVIVFLLLSLLIVLGHYLIRHKGMCIRHGETVTSRHRQNPAEVMCTYLTHEAKGSDDAPDADTAIINAEGGQAGGDDKKEYFI; from the exons AGAGCCAGCCCACGACGTCAGATGAGACTGTGGTGGCCGGTGGTACAGTGGTGCTCAAGTGCCAGGTGGAGGATCCTGATGACTCCTCGCTGCAGTGGTCCAATCCTGCCCAGCAGACCCTCTACTTTGGGGAGAAACGAG ccctgcgaGATAACAGGATCCAGCTGGAGAGGTCCACACCTAACGAGCTGACCATCAGCATCAGTGATGTGGTGCTGTCGGACGAGGGGGAATACACCTGCTCCATCTTCACCATGCCTGTGCGGACTGCGAAGGCCCTGGTCACTGTGCTGG GAATCCCCCAGAAACCCCAAATCTTCGGCCATGAGCAGCCCATTGATGAGGAGAAGATAGCCCGGCTGACCTGCCGGTCCTCTGGCAGCAAGCCCGCAGCCCAGCTCCGGTGGAAGAAGGGCAACAAGGAGCTGATGG ACGAGGGTACCGAGGTGGTGGAGGACCCCAACGGAAAGACCTTCACCGTGAGCAGTCGGGTGGAGTTCCGCGTCACCAAGGAGGATAACGAAGCTGAGGTGACCTGCACCGTGGACCATGAGTCCCTGCAGAACTCCGAGAGGTCAACCACACAGAAGCTGCAGGTCCACT aCAAGCCGACAGCAAAGATCGAGCCGCATCCCCAGTACCCGCGGGAAGGCGAGAAGCTCCAGCTGCAGTGCGACGGGCAGGGCAACCCCAT CCCCCAGGAGttcctgtgggagaaggagggcaGCGATGCGCCCCTGCAGCTGAGCTCTGACAGCGTCCTCATCTTCCCCTTCCTCAACAAGAGCGACAGCGGCACCTACGTCTGCACAGCCACCAGCTCCATGGGCAGTGTCGTGGCCAAGTACAACCTCGACGTCAGTG ATCTTTcccagctccccaccccacaTGTTCACTCCACTCCAGCCCCTCCGCCAGGCCCTTCCCAGCCCATCTCTCATGCTTCCATGGCCACCGCTTCATCCTTCACTCCAGCTCCCATCCAAG ATGCCAGCCCGGTGCCCTCAACCTCCAGCACGTACCATGCAGTGATCGGCGGGGTGGTTGCCGTCATTGTCTTTCTCCTGCTGAGTCTTCTCATCGTGTTGGGACACTACCTGATCAGACACAAAG GTATGTGCATAAGACACGGGGAGACAGTCACATCCAGACATCGGCAAAACCCAGCAGAGGTGATGT gTACCTACCTGACCCATGAGGCCAAGGGGTCGGATGACGCCCCAGATGCCGACACGGCCATCATCAATGCAGAGGGCGGCCAAGCCGGCGGCGACGACAAGAAGGAGTATTTTATCTAG
- the CADM3 gene encoding cell adhesion molecule 3 isoform X3: protein MLPTALGLLLLLACFGAARGNLSRDESQPTTSDETVVAGGTVVLKCQVEDPDDSSLQWSNPAQQTLYFGEKRALRDNRIQLERSTPNELTISISDVVLSDEGEYTCSIFTMPVRTAKALVTVLGIPQKPQIFGHEQPIDEEKIARLTCRSSGSKPAAQLRWKKGNKELMDEGTEVVEDPNGKTFTVSSRVEFRVTKEDNEAEVTCTVDHESLQNSERSTTQKLQVHYKPTAKIEPHPQYPREGEKLQLQCDGQGNPIPQEFLWEKEGSDAPLQLSSDSVLIFPFLNKSDSGTYVCTATSSMGSVVAKYNLDVSDASPVPSTSSTYHAVIGGVVAVIVFLLLSLLIVLGHYLIRHKGMCIRHGETVTSRHRQNPAEVMCTYLTHEAKGSDDAPDADTAIINAEGGQAGGDDKKEYFI from the exons AGAGCCAGCCCACGACGTCAGATGAGACTGTGGTGGCCGGTGGTACAGTGGTGCTCAAGTGCCAGGTGGAGGATCCTGATGACTCCTCGCTGCAGTGGTCCAATCCTGCCCAGCAGACCCTCTACTTTGGGGAGAAACGAG ccctgcgaGATAACAGGATCCAGCTGGAGAGGTCCACACCTAACGAGCTGACCATCAGCATCAGTGATGTGGTGCTGTCGGACGAGGGGGAATACACCTGCTCCATCTTCACCATGCCTGTGCGGACTGCGAAGGCCCTGGTCACTGTGCTGG GAATCCCCCAGAAACCCCAAATCTTCGGCCATGAGCAGCCCATTGATGAGGAGAAGATAGCCCGGCTGACCTGCCGGTCCTCTGGCAGCAAGCCCGCAGCCCAGCTCCGGTGGAAGAAGGGCAACAAGGAGCTGATGG ACGAGGGTACCGAGGTGGTGGAGGACCCCAACGGAAAGACCTTCACCGTGAGCAGTCGGGTGGAGTTCCGCGTCACCAAGGAGGATAACGAAGCTGAGGTGACCTGCACCGTGGACCATGAGTCCCTGCAGAACTCCGAGAGGTCAACCACACAGAAGCTGCAGGTCCACT aCAAGCCGACAGCAAAGATCGAGCCGCATCCCCAGTACCCGCGGGAAGGCGAGAAGCTCCAGCTGCAGTGCGACGGGCAGGGCAACCCCAT CCCCCAGGAGttcctgtgggagaaggagggcaGCGATGCGCCCCTGCAGCTGAGCTCTGACAGCGTCCTCATCTTCCCCTTCCTCAACAAGAGCGACAGCGGCACCTACGTCTGCACAGCCACCAGCTCCATGGGCAGTGTCGTGGCCAAGTACAACCTCGACGTCAGTG ATGCCAGCCCGGTGCCCTCAACCTCCAGCACGTACCATGCAGTGATCGGCGGGGTGGTTGCCGTCATTGTCTTTCTCCTGCTGAGTCTTCTCATCGTGTTGGGACACTACCTGATCAGACACAAAG GTATGTGCATAAGACACGGGGAGACAGTCACATCCAGACATCGGCAAAACCCAGCAGAGGTGATGT gTACCTACCTGACCCATGAGGCCAAGGGGTCGGATGACGCCCCAGATGCCGACACGGCCATCATCAATGCAGAGGGCGGCCAAGCCGGCGGCGACGACAAGAAGGAGTATTTTATCTAG
- the ACKR1 gene encoding atypical chemokine receptor 1 — MGNCIPVSPRVLESENSLDLLDIMGNFSYDESNMTFLDYDAAPCHNQYCPLFQRVAPTFLAITCATAILGTGALLVALAQWPHAWCWPQSRALVAQLAAGTGLFATLLPLVAVGIRQGWRLGTGLCRLTHLLWYWSLFAQGLLVGSGSCSTAWCHWDARSQRLAVAMWAGALLLATPAALASGTVAAAETSCLRRSVDILSPVYLLHLALCLCLFLLLPAALLVATLAVPWLRSGWKLGISASWLFFGLWVPYGMGLAVDFLLHAQLLQPTCATFEHFDYVLGLSEGLGVLHCCLGPAALLAAWLCRRGAGASGSG, encoded by the exons ATGGGCAACTGTATCCCGGTG AGCCCTAGAGTCCTGGAGAGCGAAAactccctggacctgctggacATCATGGGCAACTTCTCCTATGATGAGAGTAACATGACCTTCCTGGACTACGACGCTGCGCCTTGCCACAACCAGTACTGTCCCCTCTTCCAGCGCGTAGCCCCCACCTTCCTGGCCATCACCTGTGCCACAGCCATCCTGGGCACTGGGGCACTGCTGGTGGCACTGGCCCAGTGGCCTCATGCCTGGTGCTGGCCCCAGAGCCGAGCGCTGGTGGCCCAGCTGGCAGCGGGGACGGGTCTCTTTGCTACCCTGCTGCCGCTGGTGGCGGTTGGCATCAGGCAGGGCTGGCGACTGGGCACAGGGCTGTGCAGGCTCACCCACCTGCTGTGGTACTGGAGCCTCTTCGCgcaggggctgctggtgggCAGCGGCTCCTGCAGCACCGCCTGGTGTCACTGGGATGCCCGGAGCCAGCGGCTGGCTGTGGCCATGTGGGCCGGGGCACTGCTGCTGGCAACGCCAGCGGCTCTCGCCAGTGGCACGGTGGCAGCCGCGGAGACGAGCTGCCTCCGCCGGAGCGTGGACATCCTCTCCCCAGTGTACCTGCTGCACCTCgccctctgcctctgcctcttcctgctgctgccagcagcactgctggtggCCACGCTGGCCGTGCCGTGGCTGAGGTCAGGCTGGAAGCTAGGCATCAGCGCGAGCTGGCTCTTCTTTGGGCTCTGGGTGCCTTATGGTATGGGGCTGGCCGTGGATTTCCTCCTGCAcgcccagctgctgcagcccaccTGTGCCACCTTTGAGCACTTTGACTACGTGCTGGGGCTgagcgaggggctgggggtgctgcacTGCTGCCTGGGACCCGCAGCGCTGCTCgctgcctggctctgccgcCGCGGGGCAGGTGCCAGTGGCAGCGGCTGA
- the LOC142036886 gene encoding serum amyloid P-component-like, with translation MGQLQLWLAVLAVLSGIVAQEDLYRKVFVFRKDPSNAYVVLRAKLEQPLQNFTVCLRSYTDLTRPYSLFSYATKAQDNEILLFKPKPGEYRLYVGGKFVTFRVPEGGRDWEHVCASWESATGIAEFWFNGKPWPRKGLQRGYTVGVEAAVLLGQEQDTFGGGFDVYNSFSGELADVYLWDVGLSPDKMRAAYQSLRLPPAVLAWKSLSYEVKGDVVVKPRLREVLGP, from the exons ATGggccagctgcagctctggcttGCTGTCCTGGCCGTGCTTTCGGGGATCGTGGCCCAGGAAG ACCTGTACCGAAAGGTGTTTGTCTTCCGGAAGGACCCCAGCAATGCCTACGTGGTGCTGAGGGCCAAGCTCGAGCAGCCGCTGCAGAACTTCACCGTGTGCCTGCGGTCCTACACCGATCTGACCCGGCCCTACAGCCTCTTCTCCTACGCCACCAAGGCGCAGGACAATGAGATCCTCCTCTTCAAGCCCAAGCCCGGCGAGTACCGGCTCTACGTGGGGGGCAAGTTCGTCACCTTTCGTGTCCCCGAGGGtggcagggactgggagcacGTCTGTGCTAGCTGGGAGTCTGCCACTGGCATCGCCGAGTTTTGGTTCAATGGGAAGCCCTGGCCCCGCaaggggctgcagaggggctACACGGTAGGGGTGGAGGCGGCTGttctgctggggcaggagcaggacacCTTCGGGGGTGGCTTCGACGTCTACAACTCATTCTCGGGCGAGCTGGCTGACGTCTACCTGTGGGACGTGGGGCTGTCCCCAGACAAGATGCGAGCCGCCTACCAGTCCCTGCGCCTGCCGCCCGCCGTCCTGGCCTGGAAGAGCCTGAGCTATGAAGTGAAGGGCGATGTGGTGGTGAAACCCCGACTCCGGGAGGTGCTGGGGCCATGA
- the LOC142036203 gene encoding serum amyloid P-component-like, whose translation MGQLWLCLLTLTALFDLTAPKGAAGTQHQVPRRVLQGCGRGSGRDVQLPQAGAVGPHGWGGGDREIPPHPAWPFPLGAAEKVTAQIQAHPPAPTLYHQLMLSCKVTGDASPQEFLWEKEGSHDPLQKGPDNILLFPSFNKTHLGTYVCTATSSLGTAVATYNLWIDDLLDNVFVFPQETKDSHVLVRAKPEQPLQNFTVCLWSYTDLTRPYSLFSYATKAQDNEILLHKPKPGEYRFYVGGKFVSFSIPKSIAASEHVCASWESTTGIVGFWFNGKPWPRKGLQKGYTVGAEAAIVLGQEQDAFGGGFDAQQSFVGEMSVVYMWDTGISTSGVMEAMNNRPDKAPIFGWRNFPYQIVGEVYLKP comes from the exons ATGGGGCAGCTGTGGCTCTGCCTCCTCACCCTCACAGCACTTTTCGACCTTACTGCCCCAAAAG GGGCAGCAGGGACACAACACCAGGTACCACGAAGAGTGCTGCAGGGCTGCGGCAGGGGCAGCGGCAGGGACGTGCAGCTCCCCCAGGCTGGTGCAGTTGGGCCCCAtgggtggggcgggggggacagaGAGATCCCCCCACACCCAGCCTGGCCCTTCCCTCTGGGTGCTGCAGAAAAAGTGACCGCCCAGATCCAGGCTcaccctccagcacccaccCTGTACCACCAGCTGATGCTCTCCTGCAAGGTCACAGGCGACGCCAG CCCCCAGGAGttcctgtgggagaaggaaggaagccATGACCCCCTGCAGAAAGGCCCCGacaacatccttctctttccctccttcaaCAAGACCCACTTGGGCACCTACGTCTGCACAGCCACCAGCTCACTGGGCACTGCCGTGGCCACCTACAACCTGTGGATAGATG ACCTGCTGGACAACGTGTTCGTGTTTCCCCAAGAGACCAAAGACTCCCACGTGCTGGTGAGGGCGAAGCCAGAGCAGCCGCTGCAGAACTTCACCGTGTGCCTGTGGTCCTACACCGATCTGACCCGGCCCTACAGCCTCTTCTCCTACGCCACCAAGGCGCAGGACAATGAGATCCTCCTCCACAAGCCCAAGCCCGGTGAGTACCGGTTCTACGTGGGGGGCAAGTTTGTGTCCTTCAGCATCCCCAAGAGCATCGCGGCGAGTGAGCATGTCTGCGCCAGCTGGGAGTCCACCACCGGCATCGTGGGCTTTTGGTTCAACGGGAAGCCCTGGCCCCGCAAGGGGCTGCAGAAGGGCTACACGGTGGGGGCGGAGGCGGCCATCGTTTTGGGACAGGAACAGGACGCCTTCGGGGGTGGCTTTGACGCCCAGCAGTCCTTTGTGGGGGAAATGTCGGTCGTGTACATGTGGGACACGGGCATCTCCACCTCGGGGGTGATGGAGGCCATGAACAACAGACCTGACAAAGCCCCCATCTTCGGCTGGAGAAACTTCCCTTACCAGATCGTGGGCGAAGTCTACCTGAAGCCCTGA
- the DUSP23 gene encoding dual specificity protein phosphatase 23 isoform X1, whose protein sequence is MGASEPPNFSWVAEGRLAGLGMPREPGHYRFLLGQGVRHLVSLSERAPPHHGCCPAIRLHRLRVPDFSPPTPGQIQSFLQLVEEANARGEAVAVHCMLGHGRTGTMLACYLAKAQKMNGSDAIWEIRRMRPGSIETQEQEQAVIQFCQRVRAGEDSEDA, encoded by the exons ATGGGAGCGTCCGAGCCCCCCAACTTCTCGTGGGTGGCGGAGGGGCGGCTGGCGGGCCTGGGCATGCCGCGGGAGCCGGGGCACTACCGGTTCCTGCTGGGCCAGGGCGTGCGGCACCTGGTGTCGCTGTCGGAGCGGGCACCCCCGCACCACGGCTGCTGCCCGGCCATCCGGCTCCACCGGCTCCGTGTGCCCGACTTCAGCCCTCCGACACCCGGGCAGATCCAGAGCTTCCTGCAGCTGGTGGAGGAGGCCAACGCCCGCGGTGAG GCTGTGGCAGTGCACTGCATGCTGGGACACGGCCGGACGGGCACCATGCTGGCCTGCTACCTGGCGAAGGCACAGAAGATGAATGGCAGCGACGCCATCTGGGAGATCCGACGGATGCGGCCCGGCTCCATCGAGACGCAGGAACAGGAGCAAGCCGTGATCCAGTTCTGCCAGCGCGTTCG TGCTGGAGAGGACAGCGAGGATGCGTGA
- the DUSP23 gene encoding dual specificity protein phosphatase 23 isoform X2 produces MGASEPPNFSWVAEGRLAGLGMPREPGHYRFLLGQGVRHLVSLSERAPPHHGCCPAIRLHRLRVPDFSPPTPGQIQSFLQLVEEANARGEAVAVHCMLGHGRTGTMLACYLAKAQKMNGSDAIWEIRRMRPGSIETQEQEQAVIQFCQRVR; encoded by the exons ATGGGAGCGTCCGAGCCCCCCAACTTCTCGTGGGTGGCGGAGGGGCGGCTGGCGGGCCTGGGCATGCCGCGGGAGCCGGGGCACTACCGGTTCCTGCTGGGCCAGGGCGTGCGGCACCTGGTGTCGCTGTCGGAGCGGGCACCCCCGCACCACGGCTGCTGCCCGGCCATCCGGCTCCACCGGCTCCGTGTGCCCGACTTCAGCCCTCCGACACCCGGGCAGATCCAGAGCTTCCTGCAGCTGGTGGAGGAGGCCAACGCCCGCGGTGAG GCTGTGGCAGTGCACTGCATGCTGGGACACGGCCGGACGGGCACCATGCTGGCCTGCTACCTGGCGAAGGCACAGAAGATGAATGGCAGCGACGCCATCTGGGAGATCCGACGGATGCGGCCCGGCTCCATCGAGACGCAGGAACAGGAGCAAGCCGTGATCCAGTTCTGCCAGCGCGTTCGGTAG